The sequence TTACCAAATATTCATTTCAAAAATCCAAatccattaattaaattcaatgaaTGGAATTTAAAAGTTGTAACATCACCAATTCCATTcaacaaaagaaataatgaaaaaccaGTTTCAATGATGATTAATAACTTTGGTGTAACAGGTTCAAATTGTTGTTTACTTATttcagaatttaaaaataacaataacttTAAAGAGAATATTAATTTAGAATCTCAAAGTGTTAATGATAGAGTGTTAATACCATTCTCAGcaaattcatcaaattcattaaatcaataccaatcaaaatttaaaaatataattaataatcaattcaattttattgattttaccgcaattcaaatttattcaaaatcaaattatctttatcaaaGATCAGTTGTAATTGCAAGTAATTCAAATGaactttttgaaaatatctcaaataaaaaacaaattcaaactaaaaattcaattatctCAAATATGTCATTCAAAGGAAAGAACccaattacaatttttgttttttcaggTCAAGGATCACAATATCCTAAAATGGCTTtagaattatataataatgaagtaatctttaaaaagtcaattgatttaatcgattcaaaattatcaaagtACTACGGTTTTTCAGTATGGGAGAAGGTAAAAACAATCAAAGATGATGACTTAACCTCAATACATGATCCAATTTTTGCCCAACCAGCACTATGTATGATTTCAGTATCactatttgaattatattaCCATTGGGGAGTAAATCCATCATTTATTCTTGGTCATAGTCTTGGTGAAATTTCAGCATCATATTGTTCTGGAATGATTGATTTAGATACATTCTGTTATACAGTTTATCAAAGATCAATAGCACAATCTAAAACAAATGGTTGTGGTAGAATgttatcaattaatatcagtgatgaagaatttaaatcaatgtaTTCTCAAAAGTATCCACAAATTGAAATTGCGTGTTATAATTCACCTCAATCAATTGTTGTGGCAGGTAatgaatcaatattaaatgaaatttcaaaagaattaaaagaaaaagaaattttcaCTGCAATGTTAggttcattatcatcattccATACAAGTAGTCAACAATCTACAAAAGATAGCATATTACAACTAAACATTGAAAGCAATCAACCAAAAGTACCAATATTTTCAACAGTTacaacaaatttatttaatgaatcaaATCGATTTAATTCACAATATGtttatgataatattatcaaaccAGTTAAATTCACacaaacaatttcaaatatttataaacatatcgaatcaaatcaattagaTAATGATATTGTATTCATTGAAATTGCACCACATCCaacattatcattttatattaaacaAATGGTACCATCAAGTTTAAATGAATCAGTTTCAGTTTATTCAGCACTtcacaagaaaaagaatgatGTCGAAGAGTTTCAACAAaccatttcaaatttatattgTCAAAATggatataatattaattttaaatgtcaatttaataataaaaaatcaaatctaaatattgaattacCTCTTTACCAATGGAGTGACGAATTATACTTCGCTCAAAATCAAGTACTTGAACAACATAGAAAAGGAGGACCACCAATTGACCATCTTGGTCTATCAAACTCTTATTAttcaccatttaaaaattcatataAAACACTTAttgatataaattataaaccATTTCAATATCTTAAAGGTCATATGGTTAAAGGTAAATACTACTTCCCAGGTTGTGgttatattgataatattattcaactttataaaaatcaagatatttttattagttttattgaatttaaaacaccattaattttaattgaaggTATCAATCAATATTTACAAACAAACATTCAACAAACTGGTAAAAGTGAATATCGTGCACAATTTCATTTCAAAGAtcataaatcaaatgaatggattcaatcatcaaattcaaatttccAATTATTAGATCATGGTAATGATATACcatcaaattataatattaaagaaattattaaaaacaaatgtaATTTGAGCAAATTAACAAAGAATGaactttataaaaatattaaatcaaaaactgGTTTAAATTATACTGGAGTTTTTCAAGGTGTTACTGAATGCTATATAGGTGATAATTGTACCTTATCAGTTGTATCTTTAGAATCTCAAACAAactcatttttaaatataccaATTTTAGATACATGCTTACACGGaatgttaatattaataaatgatcaATGTCAAATTGTATTTGACAAAGCCattggatttaaatattattcatCAAACATACCAGcagattttaaagaaaacaaaGATAGTTTTTATGTTTATTCCAATCTTAGACCAAGAGTAGGTGGTGATTCATACCATGGAACAATTATAGTAATGTTATCAGATGGTTCAGTTTTATATGAAATTGAAGAAGTTGTttgtaaatcattaattcCAATCAAAGATTCacttaaaattgaatatccAAATGATGAATTATACAAAGTTCATTTACAATCAAAAGATTCTCCAATtccaacaccatcatcattcaaatcaattatttatgaaaatgatttctttCAATCTTCACTTAATATTCCAGAAGatttattcaaatatatttcaacattattttataaagatATTATAAAAAGATGTCCagaaattaatatcaataaaattaattctcatagtgttaatgaaattatttcaagtttcagtaaaatttcaaaacatGAAAGATTATTTAGATTTGTATTTGAAACAATAAAAGAGAATGGTATTCTTAATAGCTTCGAAGAAAAAGATGACACTTACTTCgaatttaataaagtaaTTATCAAATCATCAagaattatttcaaaattattatttccattagaaaatgataatgataatgaagatttaCCTCAatcattatttcaaaatgGTTTAATggataaaatttataaatgcaGTTATTTAAGAAAGAAGAATCAAGTGATTTCACATGTCATTAAACATTCAATTAAAgagattattaataataatattataattagaATTTTAGAATTTGGAGGAGGTACTGCATCATTATCAGTTGAAGTTATTGAAGAAATCGTTACATTACTTCAAGAGAATCCAAATTATCAAGTTGAAATCGAATATACATGGAGTGATATTTCACCTGCATTCATAGCAGATGCAAagaataaaatcaataaaatcattaatgatGCTGCTATAACAAATGGATTAAATGTTATTTATCATCCATTAACAATTGGTGAATCATTGATAGAaactcaatcaattaaaccaTCATATTATGATTTCGTTATAATGTCAAATGTTCTTCATGTTGTTAAAGATATCAAACAAGCTGTAGAACAAATGTATCAATTGTTAACGACAAATGGTCAATTAGTGTTTTTAGAACCACCTTATAAATCAGTTCTAAACGATTCAATCGTTGGTTCATTTGAACAATGGTGGTCATTCACTGATACTGATATTAGAAAAGATAGATGTGGTATGCCTCAACAAAGTTggtatcaattattaaattcgtgtaattttaaagacaTTGTAATGTCTAAAGAATGCATTTTCTTTGGATCAGTAATACAGGCACAAAAACCaccaatttctttattgaaTTCTCAACCAAAGtatgataatataattatatatggTGGCAGTATTAATTCAAGTTTTGTAGAAAACATCAAATtagattcaaattcaaaaagtttatttCAAATTGAAACTATtcaagaatttaataaattaataagtaaatcaacaattacaaacgATTCAATAGTTTATTTCATAAAAACATTAGAAACATTATCATTggataattttaaacaaataactcttgaatatattgaaatcaatcaaaaacTATTACAAATTAATAGTTTATGTAAACATGTATTAATTGTTAGTGATTCAAGAAAAACAAACTATTTAGCATCATCAGCTATTGGTGCAGCAAGATACTTTGATGAATTCCCACTATTGAAATTACACACATTAGATTTTGATTATGATTCAActcaaaattatataaattcaaaaaataacaaaatggTTCAATTCATTAATATCTTGACAGATTCCAAAACAAATGTTCATAAAGAaatgattataattaataacaaaGTATATTATGAAATAGTtcaaaaagagaaaaatctaaaattaaaatacaattcagaatcttttgaaaatcaaaataatttaatgtgTTCGTTATCACCAAATTTAGAATATCAATTACaatcaaaacaaattaaattaagaGATAATCAAGTTGAAGTTAAAACAATTGCAACTGGTATCAATtataaagattatttaaattttagtgGTTCAAATAGCAACGGTGATGACAATACAGGTTTACCACAATTTGGATATGAATTTTCAGGTATTATAACAAGAGTTGGTAATAATGTAAAAGATTATAAAGTTGGTGATAATGTATTTGGTTTATCAAATTCTTGTACATCATCTCACATtgttacaaattttaaaaaaattcaaataaaaccTTCAAAAATAAGTCATATTGAAGCATCATCAATtccaattgattatttaacaTCATTTATGAGTTTATTTAATGTTGGaagtttaaatattgaagataatgaatcgattttaattcatttaggTAGAGATGGTTTTGGGTTATCaacatttgaaatattaaaatggaaaggttttaaatcaaatttattcgTTACAGTTAATTCAGATAAAACTAAacaatatcttttaaaaaaatatggtGATTTAATTACTGGAATTTATTCAAACACAGATAAAAGTTATGTGGcagaaataaaaaacaaattaattaaattaggttcaaaaaagaaaggagtagatttaatattaaatacatTACCAAGTGATTTTATGGATTCAAATTTCAAACTATTAACAAAGTATGGTagaataattgatttaaattcaaatcatttaaatcaaagtgaatttttaaaaaatatcaattttaaatataatcatGGTTACCATAACTTTGAGTTatcattatttcaaaaaaataaaattctcaaatgtttaaatgaaatttcaaatgctATTGAAAATGGAGAATTAAAAACTATtccaattaaagaatttacaaatttaaatattaaagatgCCATCAAATACATTACCAACGGTaacattgaaaaaattaCAGTTAGTCATGATCATGAAATTTATAGtgatattatttatagataTTTAGATGAAAAAGagttttcaatattaaaatcaaattatcaaattaattcaaataatttaggtaaaaatatattaattacaGGTCAATCAGGTATTATtttagaaatattaaaatggatcattaaatattcaaatattaacacaattgaaaatgttattattctttcaagatcatcattaaaatgggaattagaattattaattaatcaaactaaactatcaaataataatattaaattccaTTTCAAGagtgttgatgttggtgataGTGAACAAGTTGATAATGCAATCAATGATATACTAAATGAAAACCAACAAATTAGAaatattgattcaatattCCATTTTGCATTTCAACAAATTGCATGTAAAGTTCAAGAAATCAATATGAagcatttaaatatttcacaTGGAGCAAAATCAATGGGTGCAATTAATTTAcataatcaatcaattaaacgtaattggaaattaattaattttgttatGGCTTCTTCTGCACTTTCATTTATAGATTCAACAGATCAATGTACATATGCTTGTGCAAATACTCTATTagattcattttcaaaatacaGAGTATCACTTGGATTACCATCAACTTGTATTAACCTtggtttaattgaatcaactGGTTTCGTTTCAAAGAATGAATCGATTTCAGTATTTTTAGATGGCAATGGTATTATCCCAACACCAATCAATCGAGTTTTAGGTCTTTTAgatttacaaattcaaaatgcTAGTAAATTCACAAATTCAATGATTTCAAATTTCAAACcctcaaaatttaaaaataatcaacaaatatcattatttttaaaatttgactacttgatgaatttaaaaaacaatagtgaacaaactaaaaaagagaatactggaaataaaaacattGATGAATTATTCATTGAGAAAGTTTcagaattattttcaatggatgaatcaaaaataaataaaaatcttaGATTAATCGATTATGGTGCAGattcattaataatagttcaattaaagaattggatagataaagaaattggtataaatttaataacaattcaacaacttcaaaataatacaattaatatttcaattaaaatgatattaaattcattaatgaaaaacaatcaaaataaataccTACCTTCAAATAGAATTGATTATTGGAAgaatgaaatgaaatttgAAGAATCTATTAAACCAATACCAAATGAAATTCGATCAAGAAATAATAACTCaggaaaaattattttattaactgGTACAACTGGTTTTTTAGGTGGTTTCTTGCTATTCAATATGTTAAGATTAGATTcatgtaaattaatttattgtttGATTAGGAATAAAAGTAAATCAAGTTATCCATTagatgaaattataaataatttaaaatatcatcaactttatgaaaaattaaataaatcacaaATTTCAAAGATTATACCGATTATTGGTGATTTATCAATGAATAAACTTGGTCTTTCAAATGATGATTAtgaaacaatttcaaaaaatgtaaatttaattatcaaTCCAGGTGCAgatattaatcaaaaatcaaGTTATCAAGATTGTAAATTAGTAAATGTTAATGGagtaaaagaaattattaaattatcattatcatctttaAAACAAAGGATACCAATTGTAAacttttcatcattttcagtATTTTTCAATCAATCACTTGATAAGAATTTCGATGAATCAGTTTTaccatcaattgataatattgataatttaccaACAGAATATATGAAGAGTAAAGTTGTGGGAGAATACATTTTATTGGAAGcttcaaaaaattataatataccatcaattttaattagaCCACCaagtatatttttaaatccagAAACAGGTATTGGTCATAGTAGTGATCTCACTTTATTAATGATCCAATCATGTTATGAATTAGGTTATTGcccaaatcaaattttaaatggttttattttaattaatacaattacatggttatcaaataatattacaaatattataatgaatgataattgttggacaaattcaaaaatgaatatttataatGTACATGGtaaacaaattcaatcaagtttaataattaaaccaCTTGAAAAACATTTCAATTGTAAACAAATCAACAATAATGATTGGATTGATATggttaataattcaaataaaaaatcatgtattaaattaaaatcattccATTCTTTAgagaatatttttaaaagtgaaAACAAAGGATATAAATCCAATGAAAGTCAAAGCATTTCATTATCAACCAAATCATTACTAGAATCAATGGGTTCATACAATACTGATCTTAAAATCACTgataaaatgattatttcTCATATTAaacatatttttaaataagcAATGTCTTTTTAATGTTTATAAaaggaaaataaataaattaactaaatatattaaatattaaatataattaaaatattaatataattctaaatttgtgagtaacttttatttttttatttttattttacattttaattatatttgcCCCATgccaaaaataattttattttaaaaagtgagatattatttattaatattttaaatttgttaaaaattttattaaattataacatctctttttaaaaagtgaGAAATTGTGTGTGGTAaaatttttccaaaaataacCAATTTTCGAGATTCtgaaaacaatttaaaaacaattcgTCAAGTTCCACCAAAATCGAGCAGGTCTGCAgagtaaaaattaaaatactaaaaataataataataaaataattaaaataaaaaaattaataataatgtgtggagataaaataaataattaatttaatttatttttaatgaaaaaaattcttaaaatactattaaaaaatgagaGATTGCtggttttataaaatttattaacttCTTTTTTCCAGTGTTTATATAAAAAggattctattttttttatattttaaaattaaaaaataattatattaaaaaggtaaaaaataaatttttctgaaaaactttaaaatatatatattatatattaatagttttttaaaaaaaagaaaaaaaataaaaaataaaaattaaaaagaaaaaaataaaaaataaaaaaaatcatgttaaaaatttttatagctattttattttagtgaTATTCTCATTACTTTCAAATTTGAATGCAGTAAATGGAGTTAGTGTTGGCTGTATGACCTATtgtcaaaattattttaaattttgcaCCTTAGGATCCAGTCAATCAGACAAATTAAATTGCAAAAagataaatgaaaaatgtcCAGAGGGATGTCTAAATATTCTACCAACTAGGTTGGGATGAATAATTCGAAATGGATTGAATTGGAACAAATtgaaacaattttttaatgtttataaaaataaactaaatttaaaaataataaaattttttaaaatttgaacaGTCACtttcatttattttgaaataaatttttttttttttttttttctgtaaCAGAAGTGGTATGGTTTAGAAAGATTTGAAATATATCTCCCCATTTTAGAGTTTCTTCATTCTATTGATGTTGAATACATTATGagaattgataatatttggaaattataatttaaacgGTTTCTTTGATCTCTTGCTTAATAGACCAACCCAAGAATAACACTTTTCCTTGATACCATATTTTCTTATGTTTTgtcattaatttcatattCGCATAATTTATCATTCCAAATGAATTTAACACCTTTTCTATATATTGATATATTGGATGAGAATATTGATTTTGACGATGTATTCTCCTGACAGTCTTTTTCACTAATAaccatttgattttgtttctCTAACTTTTCTTggttttctaataatttattattgatcTCATTTTGAGATTCTTTTAAATTGCATACCATTGAATTTGCTAAAGTTCCAACCTCTACTTCCATTTGCTGACAACTACCAGTTTTAAAGTTGTGAATAATCTACCTCCAATTGCATTGATTGAACCACGAGATGgactattatcattattgctGTCATTAAAGGTGTcatcaccatttaaatctacatcttcttcatctctgatattattaattttattattgttataactattatctttattattattattattattaatccaCCAATTTGCTTTTGTGTGGCCTAATCTACAACAATTTAAGCATTTTaatctattattaaatttatcattgttattagaattaatattattgttgctgttttgattataattgttattattattattattattattattattattattattattattattattattataattgctactattttaattattgttattaaaattataatttctatttgaatcaaaattattatttgatattgaattGTAATCATTTCTCAAActtctattattataataagaattatcatcatttctTTGTCTCATTGAATTAATGGATtgagaagaagaagaagatgatgatgatggacttgattataaataatatgaaCTTGGGAGTCcattgatgaatttgattgatttttaGGAGATGAATAAGGTGATTcataattatcaatattatcccatttgattttgtaattattattattaatattactattgttattattattaaattttatattataatttgaaaagtTTGGGTGTACACTTTGgccattaaataatgatttaccTTATtgcaatattaaaaaaaaaaaaaaaaaagtagaaatttaaaaataaggagtattattattatttctttatttcataaaattcgattttgaaaaaaaaaaaaattagatttaccatattaaattttcattttttccaCAAATCGCCacacaaaaatttttttttttttttttttaaaaaaaggagGGTTTTTTTCATGCAAAAGGgtgttaaaataaaaataaaaataaaaataaaaaaataaaaaaaaaaaaaaaaaattaattagacCAGGccataaaatttcatttaatgagATACGAATAAACAGgggaattttttttcttttattttttttcccacAACTAATTAGTTATTttgcaattaataaattattgatatttttaattttattactattaataattcttaATTTCATAAATATTATACACAgtaacaaattaaaaaactttaagtttttatttgggaaaaaattaattattttcaaagttaatttttaaattatttacaaataattaattataataattcttataaaacaaatattttaaaaaaattaaaccacTTTATTGATCCCATATGGTGGGTTTTGTAATTGGAAATATTGCAAACTTGTCTGGATTCTAAAATATCTcctaatttaaaaagttttttaaattttaccataaaatgtataaaaaaagtggtatttaataattctaattaaTATTCATTCTTTATATTCACTCACCTATTTTCTTAAATAAggttagtttttatttttttaaaaaaaaaatatatttaaaaaacaaatattaattcgAATAAATTATTCTATATTATTCTATAGAGATATTCCTCAACTAAAATTACTAAATACCTATGAATAATTTTaagaatataaatttaatagagAAAGGAGTTGCAATTGTTGGTATTGGATTTAGAATTCCTTctggtaataatgaaaattcaatcaGTTCACcagatgatttatttaataatttaaagaatggTTTTGATGGTGTTAGTAGTACATCAGAAAGATGGAGTGACAATTTTCATAAATTAGGTGAAATTAGTAGTCCAAATGCAGgtttattaccatttaatgAATGCAAATCATTCGAtccattattttttggtaTTAATCCATCCGAAGCACCATTGATTGATCCTCAacaaagattattattaaaatgtacATGGGAAGCATTAGAAGATGCATCTATTGATCCAATTTCAATTCGTGGTACAAATACTTCAGTTTTCATTGGTTCttcaaatattgattatttacaTACAAATAAACATCAAGACtcagttttaaaaaatgtaataGCACAATCCACCTGTGCAATTTCAAATAGAATATCATATTGTTTCGATTTTAATGgtccatcattatcaattgatactgcatgttcatcatcattaaatgcAATTTCTCAAGGTTAtcattcaatattaaatggTACTTCTGATATCTcaattgttggtggtgtaaatttaatattaggTAAggattaaatatatatattttaaaaatacactcattaattaaatttaatttatttaaatattttactaGATGTTGAAACGACAAAAGCATATTCGTATTTAAGCATGTTAAGTAAAACACATGGTAAATGTAAAGCATTTGATGAAAGTGGTGATGGTTTTACACGTGGTGAATGTGCTGGTGTTGtagttttaaagaatttacaaGATGCAGTAAAAGATGGTAATAGAATTTATTGTGTAATTAATGGTTCAAGTTCAAATGttgatggtaatggtaatatgGATAAAGTTAACTTTTATTCGCCATCAAAGCAatcacaatttaataatattaattcagcATTTAAATCAACCAATGAAAAACTTTCAGTAAATGAAATTCAATATATCGAAGCACATGGTACTGGTACTAAAACAGGCGATCCAATTGAAACTGAAGCAATTTCAATggcttttaaaaatagagataaatcaacaccaattctaa comes from Dictyostelium discoideum AX4 chromosome 2 chromosome, whole genome shotgun sequence and encodes:
- a CDS encoding hypothetical protein (Similar to Dictyostelium discoideum (Slime mold). cGMP-specific phosphodiesterase), whose amino-acid sequence is MAKVSNYNNNNNNNNNNNNNNNNNNNYNQNSNNNINSNNNDKFNNRLKCLNCCRLGHTKANWWINNNNNNKDNSYNNNKINNIRDEEDVDLNGDDTFNDSNNDNSPSRGSINAIGENQEKLEKQNQMVISEKDCQENTSSKSIFSSNISIYRKGVKFIWNDKLCEYEINDKT
- the pks6 gene encoding beta-ketoacyl synthase family protein translates to MNNLKNIDLIEKGVAIVGIGFRIPSGNNENSICSPDDLFNNLKNGFDGVSSTSERWSDNYHKLGEISSPNAGLLPLNEWKSFDPLFFGINPSEASLIDPQQRLLLKCTWEALEDASIDPISIRGTNTSVFIGASNIDYQHTNKHQDSVLKNAIAQSTCAISNRISYCFDFNGPSLSIDTACSSSLNAVSQGYHSILNGTSDISIVGGVNLILDVEMTKAYSYLSMLSKTHGKCKAFDESGDGFTRGECVGVVVLKNLQDAIKDGNRIYCVINGSSSNVDGNGNMDKVNFYSPSKQSQFNNINSAFKSTNDKLSINDIQYIEAHGTGTKTGDPIETEAISMAFKNRDKSAPILIGSIKSNIGHCEAGSGVASLIKCCLMFKYQCFLPNIHFKNPNPLIKFNEWNLKVVTSPIPFNKRNNEKPVSMMINNFGVTGSNCCLLISEFKNNNNFKENINLESQSVNDRVLIPFSANSSNSLNQYQSKFKNIINNQFNFIDFTAIQIYSKSNYLYQRSVVIASNSNELFENISNKKQIQTKNSIISNMSFKGKNPITIFVFSGQGSQYPKMALELYNNEVIFKKSIDLIDSKLSKYYGFSVWEKVKTIKDDDLTSIHDPIFAQPALCMISVSLFELYYHWGVNPSFILGHSLGEISASYCSGMIDLDTFCYTVYQRSIAQSKTNGCGRMLSINISDEEFKSMYSQKYPQIEIACYNSPQSIVVAGNESILNEISKELKEKEIFTAMLGSLSSFHTSSQQSTKDSILQLNIESNQPKVPIFSTVTTNLFNESNRFNSQYVYDNIIKPVKFTQTISNIYKHIESNQLDNDIVFIEIAPHPTLSFYIKQMVPSSLNESVSVYSALHKKKNDVEEFQQTISNLYCQNGYNINFKCQFNNKKSNLNIELPLYQWSDELYFAQNQVLEQHRKGGPPIDHLGLSNSYYSPFKNSYKTLIDINYKPFQYLKGHMVKGKYYFPGCGYIDNIIQLYKNQDIFISFIEFKTPLILIEGINQYLQTNIQQTGKSEYRAQFHFKDHKSNEWIQSSNSNFQLLDHGNDIPSNYNIKEIIKNKCNLSKLTKNELYKNIKSKTGLNYTGVFQGVTECYIGDNCTLSVVSLESQTNSFLNIPILDTCLHGMLILINDQCQIVFDKAIGFKYYSSNIPADFKENKDSFYVYSNLRPRVGGDSYHGTIIVMLSDGSVLYEIEEVVCKSLIPIKDSLKIEYPNDELYKVHLQSKDSPIPTPSSFKSIIYENDFFQSSLNIPEDLFKYISTLFYKDIIKRCPEININKINSHSVNEIISSFSKISKHERLFRFVFETIKENGILNSFEEKDDTYFEFNKVIIKSSRIISKLLFPLENDNDNEDLPQSLFQNGLMDKIYKCSYLRKKNQVISHVIKHSIKEIINNNIIIRILEFGGGTASLSVEVIEEIVTLLQENPNYQVEIEYTWSDISPAFIADAKNKINKIINDAAITNGLNVIYHPLTIGESLIETQSIKPSYYDFVIMSNVLHVVKDIKQAVEQMYQLLTTNGQLVFLEPPYKSVLNDSIVGSFEQWWSFTDTDIRKDRCGMPQQSWYQLLNSCNFKDIVMSKECIFFGSVIQAQKPPISLLNSQPKYDNIIIYGGSINSSFVENIKLDSNSKSLFQIETIQEFNKLISKSTITNDSIVYFIKTLETLSLDNFKQITLEYIEINQKLLQINSLCKHVLIVSDSRKTNYLASSAIGAARYFDEFPLLKLHTLDFDYDSTQNYINSKNNKMVQFINILTDSKTNVHKEMIIINNKVYYEIVQKEKNLKLKYNSESFENQNNLMCSLSPNLEYQLQSKQIKLRDNQVEVKTIATGINYKDYLNFSGSNSNGDDNTGLPQFGYEFSGIITRVGNNVKDYKVGDNVFGLSNSCTSSHIVTNFKKIQIKPSKISHIEASSIPIDYLTSFMSLFNVGSLNIEDNESILIHLGRDGFGLSTFEILKWKGFKSNLFVTVNSDKTKQYLLKKYGDLITGIYSNTDKSYVAEIKNKLIKLGSKKKGVDLILNTLPSDFMDSNFKLLTKYGRIIDLNSNHLNQSEFLKNINFKYNHGYHNFELSLFQKNKILKCLNEISNAIENGELKTIPIKEFTNLNIKDAIKYITNGNIEKITVSHDHEIYSDIIYRYLDEKEFSILKSNYQINSNNLGKNILITGQSGIILEILKWIIKYSNINTIENVIILSRSSLKWELELLINQTKLSNNNIKFHFKSVDVGDSEQVDNAINDILNENQQIRNIDSIFHFAFQQIACKVQEINMKHLNISHGAKSMGAINLHNQSIKRNWKLINFVMASSALSFIDSTDQCTYACANTLLDSFSKYRVSLGLPSTCINLGLIESTGFVSKNESISVFLDGNGIIPTPINRVLGLLDLQIQNASKFTNSMISNFKPSKFKNNQQISLFLKFDYLMNLKNNSEQTKKENTGNKNIDELFIEKVSELFSMDESKINKNLRLIDYGADSLIIVQLKNWIDKEIGINLITIQQLQNNTINISIKMILNSLMKNNQNKYLPSNRIDYWKNEMKFEESIKPIPNEIRSRNNNSGKIILLTGTTGFLGGFLLFNMLRLDSCKLIYCLIRNKSKSSYPLDEIINNLKYHQLYEKLNKSQISKIIPIIGDLSMNKLGLSNDDYETISKNVNLIINPGADINQKSSYQDCKLVNVNGVKEIIKLSLSSLKQRIPIVNFSSFSVFFNQSLDKNFDESVLPSIDNIDNLPTEYMKSKVVGEYILLEASKNYNIPSILIRPPSIFLNPETGIGHSSDLTLLMIQSCYELGYCPNQILNGFILINTITWLSNNITNIIMNDNCWTNSKMNIYNVHGKQIQSSLIIKPLEKHFNCKQINNNDWIDMVNNSNKKSCIKLKSFHSLENIFKSENKGYKSNESQSISLSTKSLLESMGSYNTDLKITDKMIISHIKHIFK